In Armatimonadota bacterium, a single genomic region encodes these proteins:
- a CDS encoding aminotransferase class I/II-fold pyridoxal phosphate-dependent enzyme, with product MPYSKIVDSIPAMVPFVAPEELEEKFGKPFLLRLGANESPFGSSSFATKGAKAALESLQNYADPRALELRGALAKKHGVLLESIVLGSGIDELLSLFCRLFLDPGDTVVTTLGSYPTFDFAVLGSGATLQRISYRDDKPDLEGLVCAAASAKLVYLANPDNPSGWFHDQAAVKQFIDALPETCYLLLDEAYVEFLVNETPIDLDTSAKKVIRLRTFSKMYGLAGLRLGYAIAHPEHVAELDKIRLHFGVNSVAQAAGLMALQHFGHVILVREKNARSREALYEMGVRRGLTPLKSFTNFVTFDCGSKENAEAHLNQLLEAGVFIRKPSQPPLDRCIRITIGTPEQLALLDQLWES from the coding sequence GTGCCGTACTCGAAGATCGTTGATTCAATCCCGGCGATGGTGCCATTTGTTGCGCCCGAGGAGCTCGAAGAAAAATTTGGCAAGCCCTTTCTGCTTCGACTCGGTGCGAACGAGAGTCCCTTTGGCAGTTCTAGCTTCGCAACAAAAGGTGCGAAGGCCGCCCTCGAATCACTTCAAAACTATGCAGACCCGAGAGCGCTCGAGCTTCGCGGAGCTCTTGCGAAAAAGCACGGGGTTCTCCTCGAATCAATCGTCCTTGGGAGCGGGATTGACGAATTGCTGTCCCTCTTCTGTCGCCTCTTTCTCGATCCTGGCGATACTGTTGTCACAACGTTAGGAAGCTATCCGACCTTCGACTTTGCCGTCCTTGGGAGCGGAGCCACACTGCAGCGAATCTCTTATCGCGATGACAAACCCGACCTTGAGGGTTTGGTGTGTGCCGCAGCTTCGGCGAAGTTGGTCTATCTCGCGAATCCTGACAACCCTTCAGGCTGGTTCCATGACCAAGCCGCCGTCAAGCAGTTCATCGATGCTCTCCCCGAGACCTGTTACCTGCTCCTCGACGAGGCTTATGTCGAGTTTCTTGTTAACGAGACGCCTATCGATTTGGATACCTCGGCCAAGAAGGTCATCCGGCTCCGGACGTTCAGCAAGATGTACGGCCTCGCCGGGCTCCGACTCGGATATGCGATCGCTCACCCTGAACATGTCGCTGAACTCGACAAAATCCGTCTCCACTTCGGAGTCAACTCAGTCGCCCAGGCCGCCGGCCTCATGGCGCTCCAGCACTTTGGGCACGTCATCCTTGTCCGCGAGAAGAACGCTCGATCTCGTGAAGCCTTGTACGAAATGGGAGTGCGACGTGGACTGACCCCGCTGAAAAGCTTCACAAACTTCGTCACGTTTGATTGCGGCAGCAAGGAAAATGCTGAGGCACACCTGAACCAACTCCTCGAAGCCGGAGTCTTCATCCGGAAGCCGTCGCAACCGCCGCTGGATCGCTGTATCCGAATCACGATCGGCACTCCCGAGCAACTTGCGCTTCTCGACCAACTCTGGGAAAGCTGA
- a CDS encoding DM13 domain-containing protein, with translation MLNIKRIAIAASVPLLLGGWFAFRPEKLFINEKVNEVVPTASSANTKLISQGSFESYAHETKGSALISEVDGKLILSLKDFETSNGPDVHVYLVKGTNPDQASVGKSGFLDLGVLKGNQGNQNYTLPAGTKTEEYGAVAIWCKRFGVDFGGASLAPRASYKVNTDKPNLSGLLSNVGFFADITVTSGNFKGAKGSAALVESSGKRFLKLKGVKVKGENLRVVLLKLESMSSDAKIMAATKVDLGALPATGTAQFPVSKDLDIWLYRSVTIWDSKANHSVGFAELRSDQERKPKASEAV, from the coding sequence GTGCTCAACATCAAACGTATTGCAATCGCCGCAAGCGTCCCGCTTCTCCTCGGAGGATGGTTCGCTTTTCGACCCGAAAAACTCTTCATCAACGAGAAAGTAAATGAGGTAGTCCCAACAGCTTCATCGGCTAACACTAAACTGATTAGCCAAGGCTCATTTGAGTCTTATGCTCACGAGACTAAAGGCTCAGCCCTAATCTCTGAGGTCGATGGCAAGCTCATCCTCAGCCTCAAGGACTTCGAAACTTCAAACGGACCGGATGTTCACGTCTACCTCGTCAAGGGAACCAACCCAGACCAGGCTAGTGTTGGCAAGTCGGGATTCCTCGACCTCGGCGTCCTCAAAGGGAACCAAGGGAATCAGAATTACACGCTTCCCGCTGGAACCAAGACTGAAGAGTACGGAGCCGTCGCCATCTGGTGCAAGCGATTCGGAGTTGACTTTGGTGGAGCCTCGTTAGCTCCAAGGGCCAGCTACAAGGTCAACACCGACAAGCCAAACCTCTCGGGACTCTTGTCTAACGTCGGATTCTTCGCCGACATCACCGTCACCAGCGGCAACTTTAAAGGAGCCAAGGGCTCGGCAGCGCTTGTCGAGTCCTCCGGCAAGCGCTTCCTGAAGCTCAAGGGCGTCAAGGTGAAGGGCGAAAACCTTCGAGTCGTCTTGCTCAAGCTCGAATCAATGAGCAGCGACGCTAAGATCATGGCCGCAACAAAGGTCGACCTAGGCGCTCTACCTGCTACCGGAACGGCTCAGTTCCCTGTCAGCAAGGACCTCGACATCTGGCTCTACCGAAGCGTCACGATTTGGGACTCCAAAGCCAACCACAGCGTCGGATTTGCCGAACTTCGTTCAGATCAAGAACGCAAGCCCAAAGCATCGGAAGCAGTTTAA
- a CDS encoding ABC transporter ATP-binding protein yields the protein MSSPETKAETKAEAKAEQKKLDKVTMKRVFGLYNPHKKETAVMLFTVAVGTLLGLVSPFFVKIIIDEGLQKKNLGIITTYSILTIIITLLAAGVTMLYGYQSVIIGQKIMRQLRNDLFTHLQGMSLRFFTSARTGDIQTRLISDVGGVQNVVSNTFVDALSNIAIVVSSLITMFWLDWRLTLLAISLIPVIGFFGKLVGEMSRDIRKGVQEKTSDLNSMMQENLSVSGALLGKTIGRADVLAEKFDVENQALAGWQVKASVLQYAFFGMFRIITQIIPALIFWLAGWLLTRGDQNISVGMLVAFSGLQTRMFFPLTGLMSLQAELIGSFALFDRIFEYLDMKHDIQEKPGATVLPKASIAGKVSFEDVGFKYDQESSDWTLENISFEAEAGQLIALVGPSGAGKTTVTYMIPRLYDVDAGAVKIDGIDVRDIALEDLKAAVGMVTQETYLVHTSVKENLRIAKPDATDQELIDACKLAAIHDHIDSLDEKYDTIVGERGYKLSGGEKQRLAIARAILKNPPILILDEATSALDTTSERLIQTSLNTLMKGRTTFAIAHRLSTILSADQILVIEDGRIVEKGKHSELLSKKGLYEKLYTEQFNHENEMRSAETSFSSESSVTA from the coding sequence GTGAGTTCCCCCGAGACAAAGGCCGAGACAAAGGCAGAGGCGAAAGCCGAGCAGAAAAAGCTCGACAAAGTGACGATGAAGCGGGTTTTCGGACTCTACAATCCGCACAAGAAAGAGACTGCCGTGATGCTTTTCACGGTCGCAGTCGGAACGCTACTGGGTCTCGTCTCTCCGTTCTTCGTGAAGATCATTATCGACGAAGGATTGCAGAAGAAGAACCTCGGGATCATCACGACCTACTCGATCCTGACCATCATCATCACACTGCTCGCAGCAGGAGTGACCATGCTTTACGGCTACCAGAGCGTGATCATCGGTCAGAAGATCATGCGGCAGCTTCGAAATGACTTGTTCACGCACCTCCAAGGAATGTCGCTCAGATTCTTCACGTCCGCACGGACGGGTGATATCCAGACGCGACTAATTTCCGACGTTGGAGGGGTTCAGAACGTGGTTTCCAACACGTTTGTCGACGCCCTCAGCAACATCGCTATCGTTGTCTCATCGCTCATCACGATGTTCTGGCTCGACTGGCGACTCACCCTGCTTGCGATTTCTTTGATCCCGGTCATTGGCTTCTTCGGAAAACTCGTTGGCGAAATGTCTCGCGACATCCGCAAAGGAGTTCAGGAGAAGACCAGCGATTTGAATTCGATGATGCAAGAAAACCTTTCAGTCAGCGGTGCCCTACTAGGCAAAACGATCGGCCGCGCTGATGTCCTAGCAGAAAAGTTTGATGTCGAAAACCAAGCTCTTGCGGGCTGGCAGGTCAAGGCTTCTGTTCTCCAGTACGCCTTCTTCGGCATGTTCAGGATCATCACTCAGATCATCCCGGCTCTGATCTTCTGGCTCGCGGGGTGGCTGCTCACACGGGGCGACCAGAACATTTCAGTCGGCATGTTGGTCGCCTTCTCGGGGCTCCAAACTCGGATGTTCTTCCCGCTGACCGGATTGATGAGCCTGCAGGCCGAGCTGATCGGTTCCTTTGCATTATTTGATCGAATCTTTGAATATCTGGATATGAAGCACGATATCCAAGAGAAGCCAGGCGCGACCGTCCTGCCCAAGGCCTCCATCGCAGGCAAAGTATCGTTTGAAGACGTCGGCTTCAAGTACGACCAGGAGAGTAGCGACTGGACCCTCGAAAACATTAGCTTTGAGGCCGAAGCTGGTCAACTCATCGCCTTGGTCGGTCCCTCTGGCGCCGGCAAAACGACTGTGACGTACATGATCCCGCGCTTGTACGATGTGGACGCTGGCGCGGTCAAAATCGACGGCATTGATGTACGTGATATCGCCCTGGAAGACCTAAAGGCGGCCGTGGGGATGGTCACTCAAGAAACCTACTTGGTCCACACTTCGGTCAAAGAGAACTTGCGGATTGCCAAGCCGGACGCTACTGACCAGGAACTCATCGACGCGTGCAAACTAGCCGCGATTCACGACCACATTGACTCGCTCGATGAAAAATACGACACGATCGTGGGTGAACGCGGCTACAAACTCAGCGGAGGCGAGAAGCAACGACTCGCTATCGCGCGGGCGATCCTCAAGAACCCTCCAATCCTCATCCTTGACGAGGCGACCAGCGCCTTGGACACAACTTCCGAGCGGCTGATCCAAACTTCACTGAACACACTCATGAAGGGGCGAACTACTTTCGCTATCGCCCACCGACTGAGCACCATTCTCAGTGCAGACCAGATCTTGGTCATTGAAGACGGAAGAATTGTCGAAAAAGGCAAGCACTCGGAACTGCTCTCCAAGAAAGGCTTGTACGAGAAACTCTATACAGAACAGTTCAACCACGAGAATGAGATGCGGTCAGCCGAAACCTCCTTCTCGTCGGAATCGTCTGTAACGGCATGA